The [Clostridium] celerecrescens 18A genomic sequence CCCAGGATTCCCACTCTGATTTTGGAAGAAAGTTTCCCTTGTACAGGGCAAAGGCCTCCAGACAAAGGGCTAAACGGTCATCCTCGGAAAGACCGTGGGCCTCTAATTGGGCGCACAAGTCCTCAAACTGGTCGGTATCGCAGACCGTTATAAGGTCCTTCGTCCAGCCGTAGGCTTTACGGTTCTGGAAAACCAGCTCCTGTGTGGGATATCCCAGAGGCTCTAAAAGTTTACGTACACGGAACATTAAGGTCTTTAAGGCTCCTGCCGGGTTATTGCTGGCTTCATCTTTCCAGAACAGGTCAATAAGTTCCTCTACCGGAATATCCCGACCTCGAAACGTAATAAGATATTCTAAAAGGCTCCAGGGTTTTTTTGCTTGATTATTCTGGTCTACGATCGTCCTGTCCCCCATGGATATGGAGAATCCTCCCAGCATATTTACATGAACGATAGATTCTTGATTTTTCATATAATGTCTCCATATTAACATTTTCTTTTTTTAGTATATAGAAAAAAAGTGGAAAAGTCTAGCATTGCTTATAAAAGATTGTGATTTTTGTTAAAATACGGTATACTTAGGAAGGATTAAAATCATTTGAGAAAGCAGGAATGAGCATGAAAAGTAAAAAATTGGCCTTTGGCGTCCTTATCATAGCTGTTATTTTTTTGGCTGTGGGTGTAGGAAAGCTCTATTCTGATTTTAAAACGAGAGATCATGCCGAGCAGCAGTATGAAAGTCTTGCGGAGCTTGCAAGGGAGACAACGGCCGGGGAAACTAAGACCAGTATCCCGGAAGCAGAAACAAGCGCTGCCTATATTTCCCCCATTGATTTTGAGAAACTAAGTAAAATCAATCCGGATATCGTGGGCTGGATCAGGATTGAAGGCACGGTCATCGACTACCCTATTGTGCAGACGGATAACAATGAAACTTATCTGGATACAGATTTTGAGAGCAAAAAGAGCGTGGCCGGGGCCATTTACCTTGATTTTGAAAGCGAACCTGACTTTTCCGGCCGGCATAACATAATATACGGGCATCACATGAAGAACGGATCGATGTTTAAGGACATCATAAAGTATAAGGATGAGGCTTTTTTTAAGAAACATCAGGATATTTATATTTATACGCCGGAGAGGGAATGCCATTTGAAGCCCATCACCGCACTTTATACGGATGCCGCCCCCATCCGCAGGAAAACCGTGTTTGAAACAGACGAAAGCTTTCAGGCATATGTGGAGGAGATGACAAAGGACGGCCTGTTTCTTCAGAAGCCGGAAGAACCGGTGAATCAGCTTTGGTCTTTTGTAACCTGCAGCTATGAGTTTAATGATGCAAGAACCATTCTATACGCCAGTGAGGTACCAAAGGGCGAGGATTAGAGGGTTATAAGCATACATATTGTTCTGTATGATTTGCAGACTGATGAAAGGAAGATATTATTATATGGGAAAATATTTTGGAACAGATGGCTTCCGCGGGGAAGCCAATGTAACTCTAACCGTGGAGGATGCCTATAAGGTGGGCCGATTTTTAGGCTGGTACTATGGACAGAAAAATCCGGATGAAGTATGCAGGATTGTTATTGGAAAAGATACAAGACGCAGCAGCTATATGTTTGAATACTCACTGGTAGCGGGCCTTACCGCATCCGGAGCTGATGCATATCTTCTTCATGTTACCACGACTCCAAGCGTATCTTATGTAGTACGCACCGAAGGATTTTCCTGCGGAATCATGATTTCCGCCAGCCATAATCCCTACTACGACAACGGAATCAAGGTAATTAACGAAAAGGGTGAGAAGCTGGAAGAGAGTGTGACCCTGGAAATTGAAAAGTATCTGGATGGAGAAATCGGAGAACTGCCTATGGCAAAACGTGATAAAATCGGCCGTACCGTAGACTTTGCCGCAGGAAGAAACCGTTATATCGGTTATTTGATTTCCACAGCTACCAGATCCTTTAAGAATAAAAAGGTGGCTCTGGACTGTGCAAACGGCAGCGCCTCCGCCATTGCCAAGAATGTATTTGATGCCTTAGGGGCTGAAACCCATGTGATCAGCAATGAACCCAACGGCTTAAACATCAATACAGGATGCGGTTCCACTCACATCGGGCAGCTTATGAAGTTTGTTAAAGAAGTGGGAGCAGACGTTGGATTTGCCTATGATGGAGATGCGGACCGGTGTATTGCCGTGGATGAGAACGGTGAAGTGGTGGACGGAGATGCCATTTTGTATATTTGCGGAAAGTATATGAAGGAACAGGGAACCCTTAAGAATAACAAGGTGGTGACCACTATCATGTCCAACTTCGGTCTATACAAGGCCTTTGAACGGGAAGGCATTGAGTTTGAGAAAACGGCAGTAGGTGATAAGTATGTTTATGAAAATATGTCAGCAAACGGAAATTGCCTGGGCGGGGAGCAGTCCGGCCATATAATTTTCAGTAAGCACGCTACCACGGGAGACGGTATCTTAACTTCCTTAAAGGTAATGGAAGTCATTTTGGAAAAGAAGGAGAGCCTTGGGAAACTGGTTTCCGAGCTTGAGATCTATCCCCAGGTACTTAAAAATGTCCGCGTCCACGATAAGACGGCGGCTCAGGATGACGAGGCGGTCAAGGCTGAAGTGGAAAAGGTGGCGGAAAGCCTTGGAAACAGCGGAAGGATCCTTCTTCGCCAGTCCGGCACAGAGCCTGTGGTACGGGTCATGGTAGAGGCTGCAGATCTGGAAACCTGTGAGAAATATGTGGATCAGGTCATAAAGGTTATGAAAGAAAAAGGCCATCTGCTTTCCTAGAAGCTTGTTAAAAGAATAGAAAGTGATCCAAAGTCCGGAGAAGCTTCCGGTTTTGGAAGCTTTCTATTTTTTTGCAGGTATGCGTAATTGTAAATCAGGACAATTCATGATATGATTAAGGTCTGATGCAACAAATTGTTTTTGGGAGACCAGGAAATATGGATAATAGAGAATTTTCAAATTTAGGAGACCAGATCAGGGATTCGGTGCAGAATGCGATTGATTCCATGGATTTTAACCAGCTGAACAGAACCATATCCGATACGGTTAATTCTGCCCTGGAGGAAGCCAGGAGCCAGCTGATTAAGGGAGCGGAGTTTGGAAAAAACATACCG encodes the following:
- the srtB gene encoding class B sortase; translated protein: MKSKKLAFGVLIIAVIFLAVGVGKLYSDFKTRDHAEQQYESLAELARETTAGETKTSIPEAETSAAYISPIDFEKLSKINPDIVGWIRIEGTVIDYPIVQTDNNETYLDTDFESKKSVAGAIYLDFESEPDFSGRHNIIYGHHMKNGSMFKDIIKYKDEAFFKKHQDIYIYTPERECHLKPITALYTDAAPIRRKTVFETDESFQAYVEEMTKDGLFLQKPEEPVNQLWSFVTCSYEFNDARTILYASEVPKGED
- the glmM gene encoding phosphoglucosamine mutase, translating into MGKYFGTDGFRGEANVTLTVEDAYKVGRFLGWYYGQKNPDEVCRIVIGKDTRRSSYMFEYSLVAGLTASGADAYLLHVTTTPSVSYVVRTEGFSCGIMISASHNPYYDNGIKVINEKGEKLEESVTLEIEKYLDGEIGELPMAKRDKIGRTVDFAAGRNRYIGYLISTATRSFKNKKVALDCANGSASAIAKNVFDALGAETHVISNEPNGLNINTGCGSTHIGQLMKFVKEVGADVGFAYDGDADRCIAVDENGEVVDGDAILYICGKYMKEQGTLKNNKVVTTIMSNFGLYKAFEREGIEFEKTAVGDKYVYENMSANGNCLGGEQSGHIIFSKHATTGDGILTSLKVMEVILEKKESLGKLVSELEIYPQVLKNVRVHDKTAAQDDEAVKAEVEKVAESLGNSGRILLRQSGTEPVVRVMVEAADLETCEKYVDQVIKVMKEKGHLLS